From one Candidatus Curtissbacteria bacterium genomic stretch:
- a CDS encoding glycosyltransferase family 2 protein gives MKVSIVVLNYNGLANTLECIESLKKQDFTGNDVEIIVVDNGSEDGSKEELPKLKGIKLLFNEKNLGYTGGNNKGIRDALKGGSEAILVLNNDTVVDPLLIKTLIKATVFGDVITPKIYFEKGFEFHKNKYKKDDLGHVIWHAGAHIDWENILGVHDDVDEVDHGQFTKKKEIDFATGAAMFVKREVFEKVGLFDNKYFLYLEDMDFSVRAKKNGFKIIFEPRAILWHKNAGSTGGSGSKLQDYYITRNRLLFSTKYAKLRTKIAVLRQIVSQSKDPIKRKALMDFLTFKFGKASVKF, from the coding sequence ATGAAGGTATCGATAGTTGTTCTAAACTATAACGGACTTGCAAATACTCTCGAGTGTATAGAGTCCCTTAAAAAGCAAGATTTTACTGGGAACGACGTTGAAATAATAGTCGTAGATAATGGGTCAGAAGACGGTTCAAAAGAAGAACTGCCGAAACTCAAGGGAATTAAACTTTTATTTAATGAAAAAAATCTTGGCTACACTGGGGGAAACAACAAAGGAATAAGAGATGCACTTAAAGGAGGATCAGAAGCGATACTAGTTTTGAACAACGATACGGTTGTAGATCCTCTGCTTATCAAAACCTTAATAAAGGCAACCGTCTTTGGTGATGTCATCACCCCTAAAATATATTTTGAAAAAGGTTTCGAATTTCACAAAAATAAATATAAGAAGGATGATCTTGGTCATGTAATATGGCATGCGGGAGCCCACATTGACTGGGAAAATATTCTCGGCGTCCACGATGACGTAGATGAGGTAGACCATGGACAATTTACAAAAAAGAAAGAGATAGATTTTGCAACAGGGGCCGCGATGTTTGTCAAAAGGGAAGTGTTTGAAAAGGTTGGACTTTTTGATAATAAATACTTCCTTTATTTAGAAGATATGGATTTTAGCGTACGCGCTAAGAAAAATGGTTTTAAAATTATCTTCGAACCAAGAGCCATCTTGTGGCACAAAAATGCCGGATCGACTGGCGGTTCAGGTTCAAAGCTCCAAGATTATTACATAACAAGAAACAGGTTGTTATTTTCAACAAAATACGCAAAACTTAGAACTAAGATTGCAGTCCTAAGGCAAATTGTAAGTCAATCAAAAGACCCGATAAAAAGGAAAGCGTTAATGGATTTTTTAACTTTCAAATTTGGAAAGGCGTCTGTTAAATTTTGA
- a CDS encoding glycosyltransferase family 2 protein — protein MKISALILAKNEEEMIEDALSQLNFVDEIIVLSQNSYDNTKKIALRYTDKVFETKVEDFSKNRNFLAEKASGDWLLYVDADERFDAKNKEEIKKALAQNESFKAYYFPRKNMVLGTWVKHANWWPDYVPRLIKKENLVTWRGRVHESPEIEGDFGYLKNPITHLTARNMTLMLEKSIRWAKIEAQLYNKASNPRVTQARIIRFCLFKFLHRYFYKLEILDGRVGLISAIYQALHDAMTLTYLWEIQNDTQHKFEKAVKSI, from the coding sequence ATGAAAATATCGGCACTCATTCTCGCAAAAAACGAAGAAGAAATGATCGAGGATGCTCTTTCGCAGCTTAATTTCGTCGACGAGATTATAGTCTTAAGTCAAAACTCGTATGATAACACAAAAAAAATCGCCCTAAGGTACACTGACAAAGTTTTCGAAACTAAAGTTGAAGACTTTTCGAAAAATAGGAATTTTTTAGCAGAAAAAGCTAGCGGGGACTGGTTGTTGTATGTAGATGCAGATGAAAGGTTCGATGCAAAAAATAAAGAAGAGATAAAAAAGGCACTTGCCCAAAACGAAAGTTTCAAAGCATATTATTTTCCAAGAAAAAATATGGTCTTGGGCACGTGGGTCAAGCACGCTAATTGGTGGCCTGATTATGTGCCAAGATTGATAAAAAAAGAAAACCTAGTTACTTGGAGGGGAAGAGTTCATGAAAGCCCAGAAATAGAAGGAGACTTTGGATACCTTAAAAACCCTATAACTCATCTTACCGCAAGAAATATGACCCTAATGCTTGAAAAAAGCATCAGATGGGCAAAAATAGAAGCACAGCTTTATAATAAGGCAAGCAACCCAAGGGTTACACAAGCAAGAATAATACGCTTCTGCCTATTTAAGTTTTTACATAGATATTTTTATAAGCTTGAGATACTTGATGGAAGAGTTGGACTAATTTCAGCCATTTATCAAGCGCTACACGATGCTATGACGTTGACATATCTGTGGGAAATTCAAAACGATACCCAACATAAGTTCGAAAAAGCAGTAAAGTCCATTTAA
- a CDS encoding peptidylprolyl isomerase — translation MRNLAVALGALVVVLLIGFLVFGRSSDNDDITSRPETKEASGEVKMEQTNQPFTVLKPEEIKGKMAKLSTDKGDIAFELYEDAPFASSNFISLASRNFYDGLTFHRREEGFVIQGGDPSGDGTGGPGYKFKNDPVTRDYKRGIVAMANAGPDTNGSQFFIMLGDTPLPKLYSIFGMVTSGMDVVDKIQVGDKIQKVTIE, via the coding sequence ATGAGGAATTTAGCTGTTGCACTTGGGGCATTAGTCGTAGTTCTGCTTATTGGATTTTTAGTATTCGGCAGAAGCTCGGACAATGACGATATTACAAGCAGACCTGAAACAAAAGAGGCATCAGGTGAGGTAAAAATGGAACAAACAAACCAACCGTTTACAGTTTTAAAACCAGAGGAAATAAAAGGCAAGATGGCGAAGCTTTCAACAGACAAGGGAGATATCGCCTTCGAACTTTACGAAGACGCTCCATTTGCTTCTTCTAATTTCATATCCCTCGCCAGTCGTAATTTTTACGACGGCTTAACTTTTCACAGAAGAGAGGAAGGTTTTGTTATTCAGGGCGGTGATCCTAGTGGCGACGGCACTGGAGGACCGGGTTATAAATTTAAAAACGACCCGGTAACGAGAGACTACAAACGCGGAATAGTTGCTATGGCCAACGCAGGACCAGACACGAACGGTAGTCAATTTTTTATTATGCTGGGTGACACTCCCCTTCCTAAGCTTTATTCGATATTTGGCATGGTAACGAGTGGAATGGATGTTGTCGATAAAATACAGGTTGGCGATAAGATACAAAAAGTGACAATAGAGTAG
- a CDS encoding oligosaccharide flippase family protein, whose amino-acid sequence MATEEILDLQLIKKRSVHGIATLTLRTFFIQIFTFFATFILTVLLDPATFGVYIIVSALISVFIYFSDVGLAAALVQKKEDVTEKDLSSTFTIQQTIVIALVIIGFLFSSPIANFYNLSSDSLLLLRVLIFSLLLSSLKTIPSILLERKLLFTRLVIPQVLENIIFYTIAVVLAFYNFGIASFTYAVLARGVVGLVLIYILSPWKPSISLEKETLKKLIYFGVPFQLNSILALIKDDLLIVVLGKILPFSQIGLLGWAQKWSLIPLRFFMDSTIKVTFPVYSRLQEDKDHLRKAIEKSLQFVTFSTFPAVTGIVIIAPLVVDLIPRYEKWEPALPLLYIYSINAAFAAVNTTLTNILFALGKPKIVLNMMLFWTFFLWVLTFIFVKNYGYIGVAIASAIVAASTSIVIFFVKREVDVSILKNVRVPIASTAAMLIVSKVAYLIIPQNALGLILLVIVGAITYLATAYLFSGKEIKNNLALVLNSIRSR is encoded by the coding sequence GACCCTTACCCTAAGAACTTTCTTTATCCAAATATTCACTTTTTTTGCAACCTTTATTCTAACGGTACTCTTAGACCCAGCAACCTTTGGCGTCTACATTATTGTTTCAGCACTCATTAGCGTTTTTATTTACTTTTCAGACGTTGGCCTAGCAGCAGCACTCGTCCAGAAAAAAGAAGACGTAACAGAAAAAGATCTCTCTTCGACCTTCACTATCCAGCAGACGATAGTAATAGCACTGGTTATTATCGGATTTTTATTTTCAAGCCCCATCGCCAATTTTTACAATTTAAGCAGTGACAGCCTATTACTCTTACGCGTTCTGATATTCTCCTTACTGCTGTCCTCACTTAAAACCATACCGTCAATATTGCTCGAAAGAAAACTGCTTTTTACAAGACTCGTAATCCCTCAAGTTTTAGAAAATATAATCTTTTATACGATCGCGGTCGTTCTGGCTTTTTACAACTTTGGTATCGCAAGCTTTACATATGCGGTTCTCGCAAGAGGTGTGGTTGGCCTAGTTCTTATTTATATCCTTTCACCATGGAAGCCCTCAATTAGCCTTGAAAAGGAAACCCTCAAGAAACTTATCTACTTTGGTGTTCCATTTCAGCTGAATAGCATCCTGGCTTTAATTAAAGATGACTTGTTAATAGTAGTACTTGGAAAAATCTTACCATTCTCGCAAATAGGTCTTCTTGGGTGGGCCCAAAAATGGTCACTTATCCCACTACGATTTTTTATGGACAGCACTATCAAAGTTACGTTTCCTGTCTACTCAAGACTTCAAGAAGACAAGGATCACCTAAGAAAGGCAATCGAAAAATCACTGCAGTTTGTGACATTCTCGACCTTCCCGGCTGTTACGGGTATTGTTATCATTGCGCCTCTTGTCGTCGACTTAATCCCGAGGTATGAAAAGTGGGAACCTGCCTTGCCATTGCTTTATATTTACAGCATAAACGCTGCTTTTGCCGCAGTGAACACAACCTTAACCAATATTTTATTTGCGTTAGGAAAGCCCAAAATAGTCCTGAACATGATGTTGTTTTGGACATTTTTTTTGTGGGTCCTAACCTTTATTTTTGTTAAAAATTACGGCTACATTGGTGTTGCAATAGCGTCGGCAATAGTGGCTGCGTCAACAAGTATAGTGATCTTTTTTGTTAAAAGAGAAGTTGACGTGTCCATTCTCAAAAACGTTAGAGTTCCAATCGCATCAACAGCCGCTATGCTCATCGTTTCCAAGGTCGCGTATTTAATAATCCCGCAAAATGCACTCGGATTAATATTATTAGTAATTGTTGGAGCAATAACGTATCTTGCCACTGCTTACCTTTTTTCCGGTAAGGAAATTAAAAATAACTTAGCTCTTGTTTTGAATTCAATCAGAAGCAGATAG
- a CDS encoding class I SAM-dependent methyltransferase — MNKNFLPYDVYERHRKIGSLIKKDDSVLDVGGELDHLSQFCNPKKLVVANLTPADVVIKKGKLPFKNNSFTTVTAIDVLEHIAKEEREGFMEELTRVAKNRVIISFPVGTSCHKEYESKVQKWLTDRGHDVTYLKEHIKYGLPEKEEVEKLAKDFDHNLNFSGNITVNEFLFKLFMFDPHIRFIRRAVYYLKLLFNLVTNNIFYLILSDSDYSNNVIRAYLIIKK; from the coding sequence ATGAACAAAAACTTTTTACCTTACGATGTTTATGAAAGGCACCGAAAAATTGGGTCTCTCATCAAAAAAGATGATAGCGTACTTGATGTCGGCGGAGAACTCGATCATCTATCTCAATTTTGTAATCCTAAAAAATTAGTTGTCGCGAACTTAACACCAGCGGATGTTGTAATTAAAAAAGGAAAACTTCCATTTAAAAACAATTCGTTTACCACGGTGACCGCAATAGATGTTCTTGAGCACATCGCCAAAGAAGAAAGAGAAGGCTTTATGGAAGAGTTAACAAGAGTCGCGAAAAACAGAGTCATAATTTCCTTTCCAGTAGGAACAAGTTGTCACAAAGAGTATGAGTCTAAAGTTCAAAAATGGCTGACTGATAGGGGGCACGACGTGACCTATCTCAAGGAACATATCAAATACGGTCTTCCCGAAAAAGAGGAAGTGGAAAAGCTTGCGAAAGATTTCGATCACAATCTTAATTTTTCCGGGAACATAACAGTTAACGAATTCCTTTTTAAGCTTTTTATGTTTGATCCTCATATCAGGTTTATAAGAAGAGCAGTTTATTATCTGAAATTACTTTTTAACCTAGTGACGAACAATATTTTTTATCTGATTCTTTCAGACAGCGATTATTCCAACAACGTAATCAGAGCATATTTAATAATCAAAAAATGA